The genomic DNA GGGTACTTCCAACGACATCTCTCTCTTTCGCTTTGTTCTGCAGACTGCTCGGTATCTTCATTATTACTCACGTCTTGAACTCTATGTTTCCCACATAGGGCGCCAATTGATGCATGCGAGAGACGCACGGGTATAACTGCTTTAGGCTAGAATATAGTTCCCGGACCAAAATAGATAAAAGTCTTGAAAAAGGAACTTGCAAAAAAAATGCTAGCACTCCAACACCCATATTAGTGATTAATTCGAAATAAAGAATGAGAGAATAAGAAtgcttaaataaataattcagtGTGCTGATTAATCGAATCAAAAGAACATAAACTATAAGATGGAAGCTCCTTGAAAAAGTTGCAAAATCGTACCCGTCAAAGGGGGTCAAacctatatacatatatatatataggagggAGTCCTCAGCAAGGAGTCTTCATTCCAGCATTTCATGGAGGTCAGTTAAGGTGAGAATCCCCTGGTTTCAAGAGTCCTATGTTGGCAAAGAGTCATGTCGGCCTAGGAGTCCCTCCTGTTGTAAACTCCTTGAGTTGTTGTGGTCCGAACTGGTTGGACACATCAAAGTTGATTGGAGGCCACGTGTGAGGGGAGTTACCGGTAGGTTGATTGTACAATGGGGCGTGAGACCTGGATCAAGTTTAATGCGCTTTTTTGGGCCGTCTCTCTTCCTCTTGAGCCAACCATTCACATGGTCCACTTGAGCTTTAGCAATCCTTTTTGGGCCATCGGCTCCTTTGAGCTGAATCAAGATGGACCCGATCTATATTTTCCATTCTGGGTCGCTCGGGCTATTAGGCCAATCCAGTACATGGGTCATTCCTGGCCCATACATCATATaagttatttgatattgaagaataatatataattgtattgttgtttttttttttaagtataattgtATTGTTGTTgaaagttatatatttttgtttaatatagaTGATTacaatgaatttatttaaaaatgaataacaaATCATTACTCACTTacctatttcaattttttcccaCACTACTATGTAACAccaattgaaatacatttgATGCAGGTGtgtaattttaagtttattatgtttatttaattaaatgaaatgaaataaataaaattctcaaaattaatgaactaattaattttatatgtgcaagaataaattgataaaaataattaattaaaaattgttatttgtaTAATGAATAAGTATATAACGGTCACCTTATAgtttatctattaaatttttattactctAAAGTCCTAAATCTCAATATTTTACTAGCGATTGAAGCACACGGAATACATATGcataacaaatttttttattatactttttaattggatgaaagaatataaaatgaaataatcaaatcttataaaatgaattaataaagGCAATTAACTAAAAACATGGTTTTGGTGAAGGAATAAGCATATAAAGGACATTTtagacaatttatattttgtcaaatatAATGGTTACTTGTCAAATGTAATGGTTACTCTAAGGTTCActttcttaataaatagtacagataaatatacacaaatttgaccaaaattacatgtgtaatttatttatattattatttaataacaatGGTAGTTTTTAAAcgcttcattttaaatataatccaacccaacaatttatatttttgtggcAAGGACAATTATTgccataaattatataaacataacAAAAAGTACAATCAATTCTCCTATGACATAAAATATCTgcaaaaaaaatgtcaaattattttttgaacttcTTCAAATTAAGCAAATTACTTTATTAGAAAAGTTGGTGTATTGCACGCCCCTTTGTGCAACTTTTacagatttttaaaaataaaatattatttatatttaaatatacacaataatattattatatataatatttatattgttttataatgtatatattttattaaaaaattaaacttaatccTCTTCCCCCACCACTGGCCATGCCGCTTCTGGAGCCCCCTTTTCCCCATACCTATCACCCCTCCTCCCTCGTCGTAGCCTGCCCTTTTCCTTTCCCATCGCACCCCTTTCCCCCATAATCGTGCCCCATTtcttattgttatttattacctaattattaaaaatattttactattttttttattcaataatctTTAATTGATCGAAAATAATATATcgatatataaaatttaataagaccTTGGAGAATAAGTAATAGTTTGGCTAATGGACGCAAAggatacaaatatttattatataaactaattcttaataatattagtCAAGAGGTTAATAaactttttgaattaaaatattactattatgATTGaccattcaacaaaacttttGACTTCTCATctgttgattatatttagtttaagGGTCAAATTTGTGGTCCAACTGCAAATTGAGAGTACACAAAACCAATGGAGAATGAAATAAGTCTTCGTGAACAAGATCTCTCTCTCcttattacattaaaattcttttataagaaaaagtaTACTCTTCTCtcctgaaatttaatataattatacataaatttttaataatttaaaaaattacatttagtacttTTAACATTTACTTTcatgttataaataaatccatttattagttaaaattcaccaaattttatgatattaactaagaaaattgaatcaaaattcatatttacctaTGATTTACTTATTACTGATCATTATACGtcatataaatctttttagggtaaataatattttctcattcagACTACGTtcgtttttacactttgccattaaaacttttttttgcgTCAagttaccatctcaactttgcgaaatttgtaatttgtcatatatgatcactttttgttgatttttctccccgaaaaaacatcacatgttgtgcatatgtgaaaaatatctcATAGCATAAcctttaaatatcacatgtgcatgGCATGTGATGTATTTTCTACAAAAACTTGGCTAACGacagttataaatgacaaaatgcaaaatttcgtaaagttgagacagtaagttgacacaaaaaaaaaaattagaagccATAGTGTAAAAACAATCATAGTTCGAATGACACGATGTAATTAACCCATCTTTTTAATaccaaaaatacccttatacatcttcacacattaatatatatgagaagGTATACATTCATCGTTATAATAGTAGTTTAATcacaaaagatttgtttgagttgcaataagtcaataataaatcaataaagagtaaatatcgattttcattcaattttttattaacatcaacaaattcagtaaattttgattaattgaggAACTTACTTATTAAACGgaagcaaatttcaaaaatagtaaatataatttttcaaaccacagaagtctatatataattataccagaacttaaaggaaaaaaatataattatcccaacttattataatgaataatatcccaaaagaaaaaataaataaccccTATAATTATGAGGGAACAACTTTCTTCTGAAATAGATAGTGTACAAATTACGAAAATAGACATacgaaaatgaaataattcttttatggttcaatatacacacatattcATATGTATGGTCCTtttcgatttgataattaCTTGACATTATCTCCTCAATTTTTGGATGTTGTTAAGTCCGTGTGGATGCATGATATTGTATGCGGTTACTAGAAAGTTATGTACTCTTAAGCCTATTTTTAGGTCGATGCAACAACAGAAAGGGGATCTTTCTCTCAATGTACAGCAAGCCAAGGAATTCCTCGCCACAACTCAGGAACTACTTGCTCACGACAGACATGATGAGACATTATTGTTATTGGAGCACTGTTGTAAAATCGTGCTCATGAAAGCTGTGAAATTAGAACAAAGCATGCTTCGACAACGGGCTAAAATGCAATGGTTGAAGGAGGGAGACCAATGCTCGAGGATCTTCTTTCGTAAAGTGGCTACCCGACGAGCAACAAAGCAAATCTTCCAAATAAAAGGGCCTGATGATAATATGATCAACGATCAGGAGGATATTGTTGCGGAATTTGTGCGCTATTTTGAAACCTTATTAGGCGGGGAACACCGAGAATGGGAGCTGAATATAGAACATTTGAGATCGAGGGCTACGCATGTGCTAACAGAAGAGGAAGGGGACATGCTTGTAAGCTCAATCACTAGAGATGAAGTTAAAGAGGCCTTCTTTGGTATTGAGGAGGATAAGGCGCCGGGGCTTGATGGATATTCGGCTGGATTTTACAAAGTCGCATGGCCTATTGTTGGCAGGGAGGTTACAAATGCAATATTGGAGTTCTTTCATAATGGCCGCCTGTTGAAGTAAATTAACTCCACGGTTATTTCTCTTATCCCCAAGGTACATAATCCCTTATCTGTTAGTAATTTCAGGCCTATATCATGTTGTAATGTGCTTTATTAAgttattactaaaatattagtCAAGCGAATTCGATTGGTGCTTGACAAATTAATTAGCCCTGCACAAAATGCTTTTGTCCCGAGCCGTACTTTATTGGGGACAATGTCTTACTGGAGCAGGAATTATTTTCGGGCTACAACCAACAACGTAAGCCTCCTCGGTGCGCGTTGAAGGTTGATTTGCATAAAGCTTATGATATGGTGGAGTGGAATTTCTTGTTTGCTGTTCTACGGTTATATAAGTTCCCGGAGCTTTTTATTGGATGGATACGTTACAACCACAACCTTTACCATTGCATTAAACGGGGACTTCTTTACGAGGGCTTGAGGGCTAGGGCAAGGGGGCCCCATGTCTCCTTATCTGTTTGTGTTGGTAATGGAAATTCTTAGCTTCATGATTCAACAGAAAATTAAGGTTCAAGGCAGATTTCTTTATCACTGGCGATGTGAGGAAACGGGGTTATTCCAGCTTTCATTTGCTGATGATTTATTACTCTTATGTCGAGCTGATGAGACCTCTATACGAGTATTTAAAGAAGGTTTGGACGAATTTTCCTCTTTATCTGGTCTTCATACTAATGCTATTAAAGCCAGGTTATATTCTCTAAAGCAGCTCAGCCGCTTAAAAATACAGTTCTTAGCATCCTTGGTTTTCAGGAGGGAGAATTGTCAGTCACATATCTCGAACTACCACTTATTGCCTCTCGGCTTTC from Sesamum indicum cultivar Zhongzhi No. 13 unplaced genomic scaffold, S_indicum_v1.0 scaffold00243, whole genome shotgun sequence includes the following:
- the LOC105179939 gene encoding uncharacterized protein LOC105179939, which codes for MQQQKGDLSLNVQQAKEFLATTQELLAHDRHDETLLLLEHCCKIVLMKAVKLEQSMLRQRAKMQWLKEGDQCSRIFFRKVATRRATKQIFQIKGPDDNMINDQEDIVAEFVRYFETLLGGEHREWELNIEHLRSRATHVLTEEEGDMLVSSITRDEVKEAFFGIEEDKAPGLDGYSAGFYKVAWPIVGREVTNAILEFFHNGRLLK